One stretch of Paraburkholderia fungorum DNA includes these proteins:
- a CDS encoding DUF4390 domain-containing protein yields the protein MTIKRFFPLRLAAVLWIALAVWLAAPGVAHADSIAVQRASLQADSSGWSLDARFDFDLNSNLEDAVNKGIPLYFTTDFELSRPRWYWFDEQPVSVSQSIRLSFQPLTREYRVSSVSSGGLQLGFSTLKDALAVIKHVTSWHVIDRNQVQTGETYTASVRMQLDIALMPKPFQIDAVNNRDWNLASEWKRFTFTAAERAK from the coding sequence GTGACCATCAAACGCTTCTTCCCGCTTCGGCTCGCTGCCGTGCTCTGGATTGCGCTGGCCGTATGGCTGGCAGCACCGGGCGTGGCGCATGCCGACTCGATCGCGGTGCAGCGGGCGTCGCTGCAGGCTGACAGCAGCGGCTGGAGTCTCGACGCGCGTTTCGACTTCGACCTGAACAGCAATCTCGAAGACGCGGTCAACAAGGGCATCCCCCTCTACTTCACGACCGACTTCGAACTAAGCCGGCCGCGCTGGTACTGGTTCGACGAGCAACCGGTGAGCGTGTCGCAAAGCATTCGCCTGTCGTTCCAGCCGCTGACGCGCGAATACCGCGTGTCGAGCGTGTCGTCGGGCGGGTTGCAGCTTGGTTTCAGCACACTCAAAGACGCGCTCGCGGTGATCAAGCATGTCACGTCCTGGCATGTGATCGACCGCAATCAGGTGCAGACCGGTGAGACCTATACCGCGTCGGTGCGCATGCAACTCGACATCGCGCTGATGCCCAAGCCGTTCCAGATCGACGCGGTGAACAACCGCGACTGGAACCTCGCCTCCGAATGGAAGCGCTTCACCTTCACGGCGGCCGAACGTGCTAAATAA